The proteins below are encoded in one region of Bos indicus x Bos taurus breed Angus x Brahman F1 hybrid chromosome 2, Bos_hybrid_MaternalHap_v2.0, whole genome shotgun sequence:
- the NMUR1 gene encoding neuromedin-U receptor 1: MVPLCFNCSILPGDRSLGARSLLSCNGSRALGPFDPQDLNLTDEELRLKYLGPQQTELFVPICVTYLLIFAVGAVGNALTCTVILRHRAMRTPTNYYLFSLAVSDLLVLLVGLPLELYEMQNNYPFLLGAGGCYFRTLLFETVCLASVLNVTALSVERYVAVVHPLRARSVVTHAHVRRVLAAIWGLAVLCSLPNTSLHGIRQLDVPCRGLVPSSTVCTLVRPKAIYNLVVQATAVLFFCLPMATISVLYLLIGLRLRRERQLIPRQEAKGRARTSDSCRLRGLQDRGRTQVTKMLFVLVVVFGICWAPFHIDRLMWSFVSRWTEGLLLAFQYVHVISGVFFYLSSAANPVLYSLMSTRFRDAFREAMCPGTQCRGHRAHHSSYSLSRVTVGSILGDTGSPGSQAQPLAENSSPGGQQGTHPS; encoded by the exons ATG GTTCCTCTCTGTTTCAACTGCTCCATCCTCCCTGGAGACAGGTCCCTGGGTGCAAGGAGCCTGTTGTCCTGCAATGGCAGCAGGGCTCTGGGGCCCTTTGACCCCCAGGACTTGAACCTGACCGATGAAGAGCTCAGGCTCAAGTACCTGGGGCCCCAGCAGACGGAGCTGTTCGTGCCCATCTGTGTCACCTACCTGCTGATCTTCGCGGTGGGCGCGGTGGGCAACGCGCTGACCTGCACGGTCATCCTGCGCCACAGGGCCATGCGCACACCGACCAACTACTACCTCTTCAGCCTGGCCGTGTCAGACCTACTGGTGCTGCTCGTGGGCCTGCCCTTGGAGCTCTACGAGATGCAGAATAACTACCCATTCTTGCTGGGCGCAGGCGGCTGCTACTTCCGCACGCTGCTCTTTGAGACCGTCTGCCTGGCCTCGGTGCTCAACGTCACCGCCCTGAGCGTCGAGCGCTACGTGGCCGTGGTGCACCCGCTGCGGGCCAGGTCGGTGGTGACGCACGCCCACGTGCGCCGTGTACTCGCAGCCATCTGGGGCCTAGCCGTGCTCTGCTCTCTGCCCAACACCAGCCTGCATGGCATCCGGCAGCTAGATGTGCCCTGCCGGGGCCTGGTGCCCAGCTCCACTGTGTGCACCCTGGTGCGCCCGAAAGCCATCTACAACCTGGTGGTGCAGGCCACCGCGGTCCTCTTCTTCTGCCTGCCCATGGCCACCATCAGCGTGCTCTACCTGCTCATCGGCCTGCGACTGCGGCGTGAGAGACAGCTGATCCCCAGGCAGGAGGCCAAGGGCAGGGCCAGGACAAGCGACAGCTGCAGGCTGCGGGGGCTGCAGGATCGGGGTCGGACACAGGTGACCAAGATGCTGT TTGTACTGGTCGTGGTGTTCGGGATCTGCTGGGCCCCATTCCACATCGACCGCCTCATGTGGAGCTTCGTGTCCCGCTGGACCGAGGGCCTGCTCCTGGCCTTCCAGTACGTGCACGTCATCTCCGGAGTCTTCTTCTACCTCAGCTCGGCCGCCAACCCCGTGCTCTACAGCCTCATGTCCACCCGCTTCCGGGACGCCTTCCGGGAGGCCATGTGCCCGGGGACCCAGTGCCGTGGCCACAGAGCCCACCACAGCTCCTACAGCCTCAGCAGGGTGACCGTGGGCAGCATCCTGGGTGACACGGGCTCCCCGGGCAGCCAGGCCCAGCCTCTGGCCGAGAACAGTAGCCCAGGGGGCCAGCAAGGGACGCACCCCTCCTGA